CGGGCATCTTCAATCTTGAAGGCACGCCCGACTTTCTCTGCCTGCGGATAATCCCACTGGGTATCCGGAGACATGACCATTTCCGCAATTGTATCTTCAGCTTCATCGGGAAGCTTGTAGCCGTTGGCATCAAAAAATTTAATACCGTTATCCATGAACGGGTTATGGGAGGCGGAAATGACAATACCGAGATCGGCACGCATATTACGGGTCAGAAAAGACACCGCAGGAGTCGGCATGGGGCCGACCTGGAATACATCCATACCCATGGCACAAAGCCCGGAAGTAAGTGCGGATTCAAGCATATACCCGGAAAGGCGGGTATCTTTACCGATAATTACTTTATGCTGCTGTTTTCCGTTTCTGAAATAAGAACCGGCCGCAAGCCCCATACGCAGGGCAACTTCAGCGGTCATGGGGTGAATATTAACCTGACCGCGCACACCGTCGGTCCCGAACAAACGTTTAGTCATCCATCTCTCCAAAATATAAGCAGGCCGCTCATTATTGCGCTTGGGACGTCGGCCTTGATATAGTTACGGTTATTGCTTCAGGCTTTCTCTTTTTCACAGTGCAGCCCTTAGGCAGGCTGACTTCGAAAGGAATGACATTCTTCCCTTCCGGGATAGCCGTATTCAAATCAATTGAAGCAGTAATCTCATCTCTGAATCCATTTTGCCTGAAGAAAGGCTTTGGCCCTTCCACAAGCAGCCTGACGTAATTCTGACTGGCGGTAAAGTCAATATCATCCGGCCCTAAAATATAAAGAGGCACCTTGACCCACATCTTTCCGGAGCGCACTGCAAAATCAAGACTCACACTGACCAGCCCCGGATTGGACTCCACAGTCTCCGGTAATTGCAGGGGAACTTCCCCATGCCAGAATCCGGGAGAATCGGTATCCAGCATAATCGGCTGGGTTCTGACCTGTTTGATTTTTTTAAGCACCGAAGCCGGTCCGCGCAGGGTTACTTCATCCGGTTCACTGAATTTTTTCTTAAGGGTATAATCGCGGTGCAGATCACCTTCCCATGCCGGCAATACCCGGACCCGCTTCTTCACAAACATATCCATGGCCAGATTGATATGTGAAGGATTGATCTCCACAACCTCAAGGGCACTGCCCAGTCCGAGGTTTTCCGGCACAATGGTAATAGGATTGTTACCGACCACCAGATGTCCGGTATCAAGGGAATAGGCCATTTTCTTGGTATCAAGATTGCGGATCAAGCCTTTGGGGCCGCGCAGCCGCACGGAAACCTTGCTGATCATACCATCGCGGATAATCATGCCTTGCGGGGGATTGATAATTTCCAAAGGAAACTCCACCCACGTCTCAACAAGGTCACGCCCGGTAACCAGATACCAGGTCAAAAGGGCCATCATCAGGGCCGTTGCGGCTATTTTCCAGTGCTGTACTTTCATCATGTCAAAACGTTTTTAAGAACCCTTTTCAGACGCACAATATCAAGCTTGGTAATCAACTTGCCGCCGATGGCCGCAGACATAGTCCCGCGTTCTTCAGAAACAACAAGGGCGATGGCATCGGTTTCTTCACTGATCCCCAAGGCCGCCCTGTGCCGGGTGCCGATGGCGCTCTGTCTGGTGGAGACCTGCGCCAGCGGCAGAATACAGGATGCCGCAACCACTTTGTTGGACTTGATAACCACCGCTCCGTCATGCAGCGGGGTATCCGGCCAGAAAATATTGATCAGCAGCTGCTTGCTGACCTGTCCATTGATCTCGACCCCTTTTTCTAAAATATCACCCAGCGGGACGTTTTTCTGGATGACCAGCAATGCCCCGATCTTCTGGCGGGCCATGGAATCCATGGCGGCACAGATTTCATCGATAACCGCAATTTCAAAATCCTGCTTACGCCAGAAACGGCCTGCGCCCATCTGGGCCAGACCTTTACGGATATCCCTCTGAAAAAGGACAATAATTACAAGGAAGATGGAACTAAGAAAATTGGTCAGCAGCCAATTGAGGGTATAAAGACCGAAGACATCAGAAAGGTAGTAAACCAGCAGGACCAGAAGAAGTCCCCAGATAACCGCAGCAGCACGAGTGCCGCGCACCAGCAGGATAATATAAAAATAGACAATCGCCACCAGACCGATGTCCAGCAGCTCTTTCCAGGAAATTTGAAAGCCCAGAAACTCAAACATCAAAAATCCCCGCCGATCTCCTTCACTATTTTCAACGTCTGGCTGGTCAAGCCGACTTCATGCACCCGGTGAATCGGAACTCCGCGCGCTGCCAGTACAGCTGTTGCTGCTTGAGTGGCATTCTGCCGCTCATCGGGTTCCAGCCCCAGCAGTTTACCCCACAAAGACTTGTTTGAAAGTCCCATGTAAACCGGAAAACCCAGATCCATGAAACGGTCAATCCGGCGCAGAATCTCCAGATTGTGCCCAAGAGTCTTGCCGAACCCTATACCGGGATCAATCACTATATGACTTTCGGGTAAGCCTGCTTTTATGAGTTTTTCAAGACTTTTTTCAAAAAAACTCAAAATATCTTCTATGACACTATCATAACTCGGTGCCAATTGCATCTCTTCCGGGGTTCCCTGACTATGCATGAGCACGTAGCCGGGTTTTAAATCAGCCACAACTTCCAACAGAGCCGGGTCCTGCGCAAAAGCGGAAACATCATTCACAATGGCTGCTCCGGCCTCGATTGCGGCACGGGCCACCCCGCTCTTGACTGTATCAACAGAAACCACATGCTCACGGCTGAGTTCCTTGATCACCGGAACCACGCGGGCAAGTTCATCTTCCAGAGAGACAGGATCGGCAAATGGCCTGGTGCTCTCACCGCCCACATCAAGGATATCCGCACCCTGTGCAGCGAGCATGCGGCCATGTTCAACGGCCTGCTGCAGATCATAATTTTTGCCCCCGTCATAAAAGGAATCGGGGGTGACATTGACAATACCGGCAATAAAAAAAGGGGCAGGGCCTAACACCCTGCCCCCCTTAACGGTCCATGAATAATCGCGGGACATAAATCCTGTATCCTTATTCGGAACTCTTTTTATCTTCTTTTTCTTCAGTCTCTGCCGATTCTTCGGAGAGCTTGAATTCTTCTTTCACTTCAGTTTTGGCTTCAGGCTTGTCTTCAGTCTGTTCTGAAGGCTGCTCTTCAAAAGCGAATTCACCCTTGTCTGCATCATCTTCCTTTTCAGATTCGGCAACAGGAGTATATCCGGCCTTGGAAGTAGAACCGTAAGCCCTTGAAGCTGTCGCAGCATTGGAAGGTGCTACGGACTCAAGGGGAGGAAGGGTCCCACCGGCCATGAGGGTATCGAGGTCGTTACCGTCGATAGTCTCACGCTCAAGCAGAGCTTCGGAAACAGCATGCAAAGCCTTTTCATTTTCAGAAAGGAGCTTGTTTGCAGTCTCGTAAGCAGTGTCGATAATCCTTCTGACCTCGGAATCGATGAGGCGAGAGGTATCTTCACTGAAGTCCTTGTGCTGCACAAGTTCCTTGCCGAGGAAAACCTGATCCTGACTTTCACCGAAAGTCATGGGACCGAGTTTCTCACTCATACCCCACTGGCAGACCATGGAACGGGCCATCTTGGTAGCGCGCTCAATGTCGTTGCTGGCTCCGGTGGTGACCTGATCAAGGATCAGCTCTTCAGCCACACGTCCGCCGAGCAGCATGACCAGAGTATCTTTGAGGTACTCTTTATTATAGTTATGACGGTCATCCACAGGCAGCTGCTGGGTTACACCCAGAGCGCGCCCGCGGGGGATGATGGTAACTTTGTGTACGGGGTCGCAGTTTTCCAGCAGCTTGGCGATGAGAGCGTGACCTGCTTCGTGATAAGCGGTGGTCTTCTTCTCTTCATCAGTAAGAATCAGGCTGCGGCGTTCACGGCCCATGAGGACTTTGTCTTTGGCCTCCTCAAAGTCGGCCATCTTGACGTAGTCCTGATTGTTCTTCGCTGCGTACAGAGCGGCCTCGTTAACGAGGTTTTCGAGGTCCGCACCGGAAAAACCGGGGGTTCCGCGGGCAATAACATCAAGATCAATCTCACCGGCAAGGGGAGTCTTGCGGGTATGAACCTTGAGGATATGCGCACGGCCCTGAACATCCGGGGTAGGCACAACAACCTGACGGTCAAAACGACCGGGACGCAGCAGCGCGGGGTCGAGGACATCAGGTCTGTTGGTTGCGGCGATGAGGATGACACCTTCGTTGGACTCAAAACCGTCCATCTCAACCA
This genomic window from Desulfovibrio sp. JC010 contains:
- a CDS encoding CdaR family protein is translated as MMKVQHWKIAATALMMALLTWYLVTGRDLVETWVEFPLEIINPPQGMIIRDGMISKVSVRLRGPKGLIRNLDTKKMAYSLDTGHLVVGNNPITIVPENLGLGSALEVVEINPSHINLAMDMFVKKRVRVLPAWEGDLHRDYTLKKKFSEPDEVTLRGPASVLKKIKQVRTQPIMLDTDSPGFWHGEVPLQLPETVESNPGLVSVSLDFAVRSGKMWVKVPLYILGPDDIDFTASQNYVRLLVEGPKPFFRQNGFRDEITASIDLNTAIPEGKNVIPFEVSLPKGCTVKKRKPEAITVTISRPTSQAQ
- the cdaA gene encoding diadenylate cyclase CdaA codes for the protein MFEFLGFQISWKELLDIGLVAIVYFYIILLVRGTRAAAVIWGLLLVLLVYYLSDVFGLYTLNWLLTNFLSSIFLVIIVLFQRDIRKGLAQMGAGRFWRKQDFEIAVIDEICAAMDSMARQKIGALLVIQKNVPLGDILEKGVEINGQVSKQLLINIFWPDTPLHDGAVVIKSNKVVAASCILPLAQVSTRQSAIGTRHRAALGISEETDAIALVVSEERGTMSAAIGGKLITKLDIVRLKRVLKNVLT
- the folP gene encoding dihydropteroate synthase — encoded protein: MSRDYSWTVKGGRVLGPAPFFIAGIVNVTPDSFYDGGKNYDLQQAVEHGRMLAAQGADILDVGGESTRPFADPVSLEDELARVVPVIKELSREHVVSVDTVKSGVARAAIEAGAAIVNDVSAFAQDPALLEVVADLKPGYVLMHSQGTPEEMQLAPSYDSVIEDILSFFEKSLEKLIKAGLPESHIVIDPGIGFGKTLGHNLEILRRIDRFMDLGFPVYMGLSNKSLWGKLLGLEPDERQNATQAATAVLAARGVPIHRVHEVGLTSQTLKIVKEIGGDF
- the ftsH gene encoding ATP-dependent zinc metalloprotease FtsH; amino-acid sequence: MNSFAKNLLVWVTIMLVMIVLFNLFNQPQTSQLKLSYTDFLSRVDEGEVLQVKIQGQKISGVMVGDKRFVTYNPDDPALVQHLLKNKIEVVAEPEEEAPWYMTLFISWFPMLLLVGVWIFFMRQMQGGGGGRGGAMSFGRSKARMINEETARVTFEDVAGVDEAKDELAEVVQFLSEPKKFTRLGGRIPKGVLLVGPPGTGKTLLARAVAGEAGVPFFSISGSDFVEMFVGVGASRVRDLFAQGKKNAPCLIFIDEIDAVGRQRGAGLGGGHDEREQTLNQLLVEMDGFESNEGVILIAATNRPDVLDPALLRPGRFDRQVVVPTPDVQGRAHILKVHTRKTPLAGEIDLDVIARGTPGFSGADLENLVNEAALYAAKNNQDYVKMADFEEAKDKVLMGRERRSLILTDEEKKTTAYHEAGHALIAKLLENCDPVHKVTIIPRGRALGVTQQLPVDDRHNYNKEYLKDTLVMLLGGRVAEELILDQVTTGASNDIERATKMARSMVCQWGMSEKLGPMTFGESQDQVFLGKELVQHKDFSEDTSRLIDSEVRRIIDTAYETANKLLSENEKALHAVSEALLERETIDGNDLDTLMAGGTLPPLESVAPSNAATASRAYGSTSKAGYTPVAESEKEDDADKGEFAFEEQPSEQTEDKPEAKTEVKEEFKLSEESAETEEKEDKKSSE